In a single window of the Rhodoferax saidenbachensis genome:
- a CDS encoding branched-chain amino acid ABC transporter permease produces the protein MAFFLETLLGGLMAGMLYSLVALGFVLIYKASGVFNFAQGAMVLFAALAMARFSEWIPAGLGITDPIAANVMAFVGAGIVMFVVAWVIERLVLRHLVNQEGTTLLMATLGITYFMEGLGQTLFGSSIYKIDIGMPKDPVMILESTFEGGILINKEDLYAALIAAALVALLSVFFQKTATGRALRAVADDHQAAQSIGIPLNRIWVIVWCVAGVVALVAGMIWGSKLGVQFSLTTVALRALPVVILGGLTSVPGAIVGGLIIGVGEKLSEVYLGPYVGGGIEIWFAYVLALGFLLIRPQGLFGEKIIDRV, from the coding sequence ATGGCATTTTTTCTTGAAACTTTGCTGGGCGGCTTGATGGCCGGCATGCTGTATTCGCTGGTCGCTTTGGGCTTTGTGCTGATCTACAAGGCGTCTGGCGTCTTCAACTTTGCGCAGGGCGCGATGGTGCTGTTCGCCGCGCTGGCCATGGCGCGGTTTTCCGAATGGATTCCGGCGGGGCTGGGCATTACTGATCCGATTGCGGCCAATGTGATGGCGTTTGTCGGTGCGGGCATCGTGATGTTTGTGGTCGCCTGGGTGATTGAGCGCCTGGTACTGCGCCATCTGGTGAACCAGGAAGGCACCACGCTTTTGATGGCCACGCTGGGCATCACCTATTTCATGGAAGGCCTGGGCCAGACGCTGTTTGGCAGCAGCATCTACAAGATCGACATCGGCATGCCCAAAGACCCGGTGATGATTCTGGAGAGCACGTTTGAAGGCGGCATCCTGATCAACAAGGAAGATCTCTATGCCGCGCTGATTGCCGCCGCCCTGGTGGCACTGCTCAGCGTGTTTTTCCAGAAGACGGCCACGGGCCGTGCCTTGCGTGCGGTGGCTGACGACCACCAGGCAGCGCAATCCATCGGCATTCCGCTGAACCGCATCTGGGTCATCGTCTGGTGTGTGGCCGGTGTGGTGGCCTTGGTGGCCGGAATGATCTGGGGCAGCAAGCTGGGCGTGCAGTTTTCGCTGACCACGGTGGCGCTGCGTGCGCTGCCGGTGGTGATCCTCGGCGGCCTGACGTCGGTGCCCGGTGCGATTGTGGGCGGCTTGATTATTGGCGTGGGCGAGAAGCTGTCAGAGGTGTACCTCGGGCCGTACGTCGGTGGTGGCATCGAGATCTGGTTTGCGTATGTGTTGGCGTTGGGCTTTCTGCTGATCAGGCCCCAGGGGCTGTTCGGCGAGAAGATCATTGATCGCGTATGA